From Streptomyces durmitorensis, a single genomic window includes:
- a CDS encoding cell wall protein — translation MRLRRSLVFGVTAAALATGVVPAAAAGGVPVSGAAAIVQRPHSAQPPTCSAPNGGGFPIGTRIKGGPPTYEAGGGYRSWSVELANTTRGTCGNIHPVVVLVDKERELRPRQIQLEFRAGSRWRPVEFERTDRDENVGVFDDGFPGFTVKAGRTRAVKVRLSFTSEARSEHAVISAAVVQRRDDDGDWVGESDDYPFGIDRGGDGGGGGGGGGDTGADSGTDIESDGTGDSGRDGGSDGGRERHDAGGSSYSDEADELAATGPRALLGVSAVAAALFAGGWALVVGTRRLRASRRR, via the coding sequence ATGCGACTTCGCCGCTCTCTCGTCTTCGGCGTCACCGCCGCCGCCCTCGCGACCGGAGTGGTTCCGGCGGCCGCCGCGGGAGGGGTGCCCGTGAGCGGCGCGGCAGCAATCGTGCAGCGGCCGCACTCGGCCCAGCCCCCCACCTGCTCCGCCCCCAACGGCGGCGGCTTCCCCATCGGGACGCGGATCAAGGGCGGGCCCCCCACCTACGAGGCCGGGGGCGGCTACCGGAGCTGGTCCGTCGAGTTGGCCAACACCACCCGTGGCACCTGCGGCAACATCCACCCGGTCGTCGTCCTCGTCGACAAGGAGCGCGAGCTGCGGCCCCGGCAGATCCAGCTGGAGTTCCGCGCCGGCTCGCGCTGGCGCCCCGTGGAGTTCGAGCGGACCGACCGGGACGAGAACGTCGGCGTCTTCGACGACGGATTCCCCGGGTTCACGGTCAAGGCGGGGCGGACCCGCGCCGTCAAGGTGCGCCTCTCCTTCACCTCCGAGGCCCGCTCCGAGCACGCCGTCATCTCCGCCGCCGTCGTCCAGCGCCGCGACGACGACGGCGACTGGGTGGGCGAGTCGGACGACTATCCGTTCGGCATTGATAGAGGTGGCGATGGTGGTGGCGGTGGCGGTGGCGGTGGCGATACCGGCGCGGACAGCGGCACCGACATTGAGTCCGACGGAACCGGTGACAGCGGGCGGGACGGCGGCAGCGACGGCGGGCGTGAGCGTCACGATGCCGGAGGGTCTTCGTACAGCGACGAAGCCGATGAACTCGCCGCCACCGGCCCCCGCGCCCTGCTCGGCGTCAGTGCCGTCGCCGCTGCGTTGTTCGCCGGGGGGTGGGCTCTCGTCGTAGGGACCAGGAGACTGCGGGCCTCGCGGCGGCGTTGA
- a CDS encoding GntR family transcriptional regulator: MDNPNSPHPPAHLLDQAPGAPIRSGIPEHGRIPKYYAVKARIADLIEELGDGQTLPTERDLAVRYEVARETVRQALRELLLEGRLRRQGRGTVVAGPKLEQPLSLASYTEGVRRQGRTPGRHLISLDRFPAPEALAAEIGVKQGEPVWHMERVLLADDERVGLESTYVSVARVPALDREFEPDSSFYAYLRDRLGISFGDADERIETVLATPREALLIGTPPALPMLLIHRVSRDTSGHPLERVRTLYRGDRFSFTTHLGNGGT; this comes from the coding sequence GTGGACAACCCGAACTCCCCGCACCCTCCCGCGCACCTGCTCGACCAGGCCCCCGGCGCCCCCATCCGCTCCGGCATCCCCGAGCACGGCCGCATCCCGAAGTACTACGCGGTGAAGGCCAGGATCGCCGACCTGATAGAGGAGTTGGGGGACGGGCAGACGCTGCCGACCGAGCGGGATCTCGCCGTGCGGTACGAGGTCGCGCGGGAGACCGTGCGCCAGGCGCTGCGTGAGCTGCTGCTCGAAGGGCGGCTGCGCAGGCAGGGGCGCGGCACCGTCGTCGCGGGCCCCAAGCTGGAGCAGCCGCTGTCCCTCGCGAGCTACACGGAGGGCGTACGGCGGCAAGGGCGTACCCCCGGGCGACATCTCATCTCCCTCGACCGGTTCCCCGCCCCCGAGGCCCTCGCCGCCGAGATCGGGGTCAAGCAAGGGGAGCCCGTCTGGCACATGGAGCGTGTGCTGCTCGCCGACGACGAGCGGGTGGGTCTTGAGAGTACGTACGTCTCCGTGGCCCGAGTGCCCGCGCTCGACCGGGAGTTCGAGCCCGACTCCTCCTTCTACGCCTACCTCCGCGACCGGCTCGGCATCTCCTTCGGCGACGCCGACGAACGCATCGAGACCGTCCTCGCCACCCCTCGCGAGGCCCTCCTGATCGGCACCCCTCCCGCGCTGCCCATGCTCCTGATCCACCGCGTCTCACGGGACACCTCCGGCCACCCGCTGGAGCGCGTCCGCACCCTCTACCGCGGCGACCGGTTCTCCTTCACCACCCACCTGGGCAACGGCGGAACCTGA
- a CDS encoding TIGR03364 family FAD-dependent oxidoreductase, whose product MRVIVVGAGVVGTMHAWHAVERGHEVVQIERETEARGASLRNFGQIWVSGRAGGEELDTALRARELWEEIGARVQGIGFRANGSLTLVRNERERAVAEAALTRPDAAARGYKLLDADEARALNPALRGDFIAGLWCERDAAVEPRVAQLRLREALLASPRYTFLPGREVREVVGENAVRDDHGDVHTGDVVVLATGAWLGGLVRELAGPDLPVRRVRLQMMQTEPLGEALTTSVADADSFRYYPAYKSDALDALNAGQAQTPTAAAHKMQLLMVQRKDGGLTIGDTHEYEHPFAFDTLEDPYDHLTEVVEGFLGRPLPKIKRRWAGVYAQCVDTTRVVHRQQVREGVWLVTGPGGRGMTCSPAIAEKTADELGW is encoded by the coding sequence GTGAGAGTCATCGTCGTAGGAGCCGGCGTGGTGGGAACCATGCACGCCTGGCACGCAGTGGAACGCGGCCACGAGGTCGTACAGATCGAGCGCGAGACCGAGGCCCGCGGGGCCTCGCTGCGCAACTTCGGGCAGATATGGGTGAGCGGCCGCGCCGGGGGCGAGGAGCTGGACACCGCCCTGCGGGCCCGCGAGCTGTGGGAGGAGATAGGCGCGAGGGTGCAGGGCATCGGCTTCCGGGCCAACGGCTCCCTCACCCTCGTGCGCAACGAACGCGAGCGCGCGGTCGCCGAGGCCGCCCTGACCCGCCCCGACGCGGCGGCCCGCGGCTACAAGCTGCTCGACGCCGACGAGGCCCGCGCCCTCAACCCGGCCCTGCGGGGTGACTTCATCGCGGGGCTGTGGTGCGAGCGCGACGCGGCGGTGGAGCCGCGCGTCGCTCAACTGCGGCTGCGGGAAGCCTTGTTGGCCTCGCCCCGCTACACCTTCCTGCCCGGCCGTGAGGTCCGCGAAGTCGTCGGCGAGAACGCGGTGCGGGACGACCACGGTGACGTACACACCGGTGACGTCGTCGTGCTCGCCACCGGCGCCTGGCTCGGCGGGCTCGTGCGGGAACTGGCCGGGCCCGACCTGCCGGTGCGGCGCGTGCGGCTGCAGATGATGCAGACGGAGCCCCTCGGTGAGGCGCTCACCACCTCCGTCGCCGACGCGGACAGCTTCCGCTACTACCCGGCCTACAAGTCGGACGCCCTCGACGCGCTCAACGCCGGACAGGCGCAGACACCGACCGCCGCCGCGCACAAGATGCAGCTCCTGATGGTGCAGCGCAAGGACGGCGGCCTGACCATCGGCGACACCCACGAGTACGAGCACCCCTTCGCCTTCGACACCCTCGAAGACCCCTACGACCACCTCACCGAGGTCGTCGAGGGCTTCCTCGGCCGCCCGCTGCCGAAGATCAAACGGCGCTGGGCCGGGGTGTACGCGCAGTGCGTCGACACGACCCGCGTCGTGCACCGGCAGCAGGTGCGCGAGGGCGTGTGGCTGGTCACCGGGCCCGGCGGGCGCGGCATGACGTGCTCGCCCGCGATCGCGGAGAAGACCGCCGACGAGTTGGGATGGTGA
- a CDS encoding phosphonatase-like hydrolase, whose amino-acid sequence MTAKLAAEPTAHSSIGLVVLDMAGTTVADGGLVEQAFAAAARELGVEPGSADHAEKLDYVRATMGESKISVFRHLFGDEVLAQRGNVAFEKAYGELVDGGLIAPIPGAREAVEELKSAGLTVVLTTGFARVTQDAILDALGWRDLAELTLCPADAGGRGRPYPDMVLSAFLRTGAVDGVQQVAVVGDTAYDMKSGVRAGAGVVAGVLTGAHDAEALRGAGATDVLGSVAELPALLRGVDR is encoded by the coding sequence TTGACCGCGAAGTTGGCAGCAGAGCCGACCGCACACAGCAGCATCGGCCTCGTGGTTCTGGACATGGCCGGGACCACCGTCGCCGACGGGGGCCTCGTCGAGCAGGCCTTCGCCGCCGCCGCGCGGGAGCTTGGAGTCGAGCCGGGCTCGGCCGACCACGCCGAGAAGCTGGACTACGTACGCGCCACCATGGGCGAGTCCAAGATCTCCGTCTTCCGGCATCTCTTCGGCGACGAGGTCCTTGCCCAGCGGGGCAACGTGGCCTTCGAGAAGGCGTACGGGGAGCTGGTCGACGGGGGTCTGATCGCCCCGATCCCCGGCGCGCGCGAAGCCGTCGAGGAGCTCAAGTCGGCCGGTCTGACCGTGGTGTTGACCACCGGGTTCGCCCGGGTCACGCAGGACGCGATCCTGGACGCGCTGGGCTGGCGGGACCTGGCCGAACTGACCCTGTGCCCCGCCGACGCGGGCGGTCGCGGGCGGCCCTACCCGGACATGGTCCTGAGCGCCTTCCTGCGGACGGGCGCGGTGGACGGCGTCCAGCAGGTCGCCGTCGTGGGCGACACGGCGTACGACATGAAGAGCGGGGTGCGGGCCGGGGCCGGTGTGGTCGCCGGGGTGCTCACCGGGGCGCATGACGCCGAGGCGTTGCGGGGTGCGGGGGCCACGGATGTTCTCGGGTCGGTCGCCGAACTGCCGGCTCTCCTCAGGGGTGTTGACCGATGA
- a CDS encoding ABC transporter ATP-binding protein: MTDGVPTRVRSGIRFESVSVAYGKHTVLDSLDLTVEPGEVMALLGPSGSGKTTALRAVAGFVRPASGRVYIGERDVTGLPPHQRGIGMVVQQYALFPHMRVEDNVAFGMKAQKVAKSEIPGRVAEALDMTGMASYAKRFPRELSGGQQQRVAIARALAIRPGVLLLDEPLSALDAQLRSGMLGELARLHRELPDVSILYVTHDQVEALTLADRIAVMDKARLRDCGTPQELYRAPRTEFTASFVGNANLLPVTVGSGDVAFGGTELKVDTGEVARGATATLCVRPHLVGLGDGPNALTGSVAEVQWRGATHRLYVDVGGQRVKADLRELRTPPGIGDSVTLHFAPEDAVLLSGGVTDG; this comes from the coding sequence ATGACTGATGGCGTCCCCACGCGCGTGCGCAGCGGCATTCGCTTCGAGAGCGTCTCGGTCGCCTACGGCAAGCACACCGTCCTGGACTCGCTCGACCTGACCGTCGAGCCCGGCGAGGTCATGGCCCTGCTCGGCCCCTCGGGCTCGGGCAAGACGACCGCGCTGCGGGCCGTCGCCGGGTTCGTGCGGCCGGCGTCGGGGCGGGTGTACATCGGGGAGCGCGATGTCACCGGCCTTCCTCCGCATCAGCGGGGGATCGGGATGGTCGTCCAGCAGTACGCGCTCTTCCCGCACATGCGGGTCGAGGACAACGTCGCCTTCGGCATGAAGGCGCAGAAGGTGGCCAAGTCCGAGATTCCGGGGCGGGTCGCCGAGGCGCTGGACATGACGGGCATGGCCTCGTACGCCAAGCGGTTTCCCCGGGAGCTTTCCGGGGGGCAGCAGCAGCGGGTCGCCATCGCGCGGGCGTTGGCCATTCGGCCGGGGGTGCTGTTGCTGGACGAGCCGCTTTCCGCGCTCGACGCGCAGTTGCGGTCGGGGATGCTGGGTGAACTGGCCCGGTTGCACCGGGAGTTGCCCGACGTCTCCATTCTGTACGTCACCCATGACCAGGTGGAGGCCTTGACCCTGGCGGATCGGATCGCCGTCATGGACAAGGCGCGGCTGCGGGACTGCGGGACTCCGCAGGAGCTTTATCGGGCTCCGCGGACCGAGTTCACGGCTTCTTTTGTGGGGAACGCGAATTTGCTGCCGGTTACCGTCGGCTCGGGGGACGTCGCCTTCGGCGGGACCGAGCTGAAGGTCGACACGGGGGAGGTGGCGCGGGGCGCTACCGCCACGCTGTGTGTGCGGCCGCATCTGGTCGGGCTTGGGGATGGGCCCAACGCTCTGACGGGCAGCGTTGCCGAGGTGCAGTGGCGGGGGGCCACCCATCGGTTGTACGTGGATGTGGGCGGGCAGCGGGTCAAGGCGGACCTGCGGGAGCTTCGGACTCCGCCGGGTATCGGTGACTCCGTCACGCTGCACTTTGCGCCGGAAGACGCGGTGCTGCTGTCTGGTGGGGTGACCGATGGCTAG
- a CDS encoding 2-aminoethylphosphonate ABC transporter permease subunit, which produces MASSGERLVKSGPASGAVPTRSAVRNACPQPGRPEGTRRQIPRFVWALPPIALLSLFFLYPLALVVQQSVQPDTGGTSLQPYSDVFGSEAFREALGTTVWLAVGSTFGCLVLGFALALIIAFVPFPGGKAVARFIDVFLSFPSFLITLALLFIYGTKGMANGMWTDATGAAEGPFQFLTTPWGVLLAEITYFTPFVMRPLLAAFSQIDTAQLEVASSLGAKPGRIIRRVILPEALPALAAGGSLVLVMCLNEFGIVLFTGAKGVTTLPMLVYSKAILESDYPAACVVAVVNIAISVGLYSLYRVVSRRVGA; this is translated from the coding sequence ATGGCTAGCTCTGGTGAGCGCCTGGTGAAAAGTGGCCCTGCATCGGGGGCTGTGCCCACCCGTTCCGCCGTGCGGAACGCCTGCCCACAGCCAGGACGGCCAGAAGGTACGCGGCGACAGATACCCCGCTTCGTCTGGGCGCTTCCCCCCATCGCCCTCCTCTCCCTCTTCTTTCTCTACCCCCTGGCCCTCGTCGTCCAGCAGTCCGTTCAGCCCGACACCGGTGGGACCTCCCTTCAGCCCTACTCCGACGTCTTCGGGTCCGAGGCGTTTCGGGAGGCGCTCGGGACCACCGTGTGGCTGGCCGTCGGGTCCACCTTCGGGTGTCTCGTGCTCGGGTTCGCGCTCGCGCTGATCATCGCCTTTGTGCCGTTCCCGGGAGGGAAAGCCGTCGCCCGGTTCATCGACGTCTTTCTCTCCTTTCCTTCCTTCCTCATCACCCTCGCCCTGCTGTTCATCTACGGCACCAAGGGCATGGCCAACGGAATGTGGACGGACGCGACGGGCGCCGCCGAGGGGCCGTTCCAGTTCCTGACCACTCCGTGGGGCGTTCTCCTCGCCGAGATCACGTACTTCACGCCCTTCGTGATGCGCCCCCTGCTCGCCGCGTTCTCGCAGATCGACACCGCGCAGCTGGAGGTCGCGTCGAGTCTCGGCGCCAAGCCGGGGCGCATCATCCGGCGGGTCATCCTGCCCGAGGCGCTGCCCGCCCTCGCGGCGGGCGGCAGCCTCGTACTCGTCATGTGTCTGAACGAATTCGGGATCGTTCTCTTCACCGGAGCGAAGGGGGTCACGACCCTTCCCATGCTCGTGTACAGCAAGGCCATTCTCGAGTCGGACTATCCGGCGGCCTGTGTCGTCGCCGTCGTCAACATCGCGATCTCCGTGGGTCTTTACAGCCTCTACCGGGTGGTGAGCCGTCGTGTTGGTGCATAG
- a CDS encoding ABC transporter permease, protein MLVHSRKGKWATWVLFFVFFLPLFALPLLVILAASFSSHWSGAFPSGFTAGHYESATRGDSLKALTTSLVTAVSASLLALAVGSWAALAAASLKKGGKRVLDTLFMLPVAVPSVVVGLAILVAFSKPPMILNGTRWIVILAHTILVTAFAYQSVSAAIVRLDPAYEQAAASLGARPSYVLWRVKLPLLLPSLTAAAGLCFALSMGELSATMMLYPPDWMPLPVQIYAATDRGSLFTGAAVAVVLMAATLLVLFGVSRIRTRASYR, encoded by the coding sequence GTGTTGGTGCATAGCCGCAAGGGGAAGTGGGCCACCTGGGTTCTCTTCTTCGTCTTCTTTCTGCCTCTTTTCGCGCTGCCTCTCCTCGTGATTCTGGCCGCCTCGTTCTCCTCGCACTGGTCCGGCGCCTTTCCCTCCGGATTCACCGCGGGGCACTACGAGTCCGCCACCCGCGGGGACTCGCTCAAGGCGCTCACCACCAGCCTGGTCACCGCCGTCAGCGCCAGCCTGCTCGCGCTTGCCGTCGGGTCCTGGGCCGCGCTCGCCGCGGCCTCGCTGAAGAAGGGGGGCAAGCGTGTCCTCGACACCCTCTTCATGCTGCCCGTCGCCGTGCCCTCCGTGGTCGTCGGGCTCGCGATCCTCGTGGCGTTCAGCAAGCCGCCGATGATCCTCAACGGCACCCGCTGGATCGTGATCCTCGCGCACACCATTCTTGTCACGGCGTTCGCCTACCAGTCGGTTTCGGCTGCCATCGTCCGACTCGACCCGGCGTACGAACAGGCCGCCGCATCGCTCGGTGCCCGGCCCTCGTACGTCCTGTGGAGGGTGAAGCTCCCGCTTCTGCTGCCGTCGCTCACCGCGGCAGCGGGCCTCTGCTTCGCGCTCTCCATGGGCGAGTTGAGCGCCACGATGATGCTCTACCCGCCGGACTGGATGCCGCTTCCCGTGCAGATCTACGCGGCCACCGACCGCGGCTCCCTGTTCACCGGTGCCGCCGTCGCGGTGGTCCTGATGGCGGCGACGCTGCTGGTCCTCTTCGGCGTCTCCCGCATCCGCACGCGCGCCTCCTACCGCTGA
- a CDS encoding 2-aminoethylphosphonate ABC transporter substrate-binding protein: protein MSRHTRTRTRTRTLAAVSGSLVLAGSLTACGGDSSASDAKEVTVYSADGLKGENGDGWYDQVFKDFEKKTGIKVNYVEGGSGEMVQRAVREKSNTQADVIITLPPFIQQADEKGLLQAYKPEGSDQVDGADKATDGKWTSVVNNYFGFIYNKKELAGGKAPKTWEDLTDSSYKDKVQYSTPGVAGDGTAVLIKAMHDFGGKKPAMDYLKKLQTNNVGPSASTGKLAPKVDKGELLAANGDVQMNYAQSKDMPNLGIWFPAKEGKKPTTFALPYAAGLVNKAPHSANAKKFLDYLLSQKAQQQVSEIGGGFAARKDIKATDANAVALDKIVDGVEVFEPDWSDISENLQTYVEDWKSATGS, encoded by the coding sequence ATGTCCCGTCACACCCGTACCCGTACCCGTACCCGCACGCTCGCCGCCGTCTCCGGCAGCCTCGTCCTCGCCGGATCCCTCACCGCCTGCGGCGGCGACTCCTCCGCGTCCGACGCGAAGGAGGTCACCGTCTACAGCGCCGACGGCCTCAAGGGCGAGAACGGCGACGGCTGGTACGACCAGGTCTTCAAGGACTTCGAGAAGAAGACCGGCATCAAGGTGAACTACGTCGAGGGCGGTTCCGGCGAGATGGTGCAGCGCGCCGTCCGCGAGAAGTCCAACACACAGGCCGACGTCATCATCACCCTGCCGCCGTTCATCCAGCAGGCCGACGAGAAGGGCCTGCTTCAGGCCTACAAGCCCGAGGGTTCCGACCAGGTCGACGGCGCCGACAAGGCCACCGACGGCAAGTGGACCTCCGTCGTGAACAACTACTTCGGCTTCATCTACAACAAGAAGGAGCTGGCGGGGGGCAAGGCGCCCAAGACCTGGGAGGACCTCACCGACTCCTCGTACAAGGACAAGGTCCAGTACTCCACGCCAGGCGTCGCGGGCGACGGCACCGCCGTGCTCATCAAGGCCATGCACGACTTCGGCGGCAAGAAGCCCGCCATGGACTATCTGAAGAAGCTCCAGACGAACAACGTCGGTCCCTCCGCCTCCACCGGCAAGCTCGCGCCCAAGGTCGACAAGGGCGAACTCCTCGCCGCCAACGGCGACGTGCAGATGAACTACGCCCAGTCCAAGGACATGCCGAACCTCGGCATCTGGTTCCCGGCGAAGGAGGGCAAGAAGCCCACCACCTTCGCGCTGCCCTACGCCGCCGGCCTGGTCAACAAGGCCCCGCACTCCGCCAACGCCAAGAAGTTCCTCGACTACCTGCTCAGCCAGAAGGCCCAGCAGCAGGTCAGCGAGATCGGCGGCGGCTTCGCGGCGCGCAAGGACATCAAGGCCACCGATGCCAACGCCGTCGCGCTCGACAAGATCGTCGACGGGGTCGAGGTCTTCGAGCCGGACTGGTCCGACATCTCCGAGAACCTCCAGACGTACGTCGAGGACTGGAAGTCGGCGACCGGTAGCTGA